In Carya illinoinensis cultivar Pawnee chromosome 7, C.illinoinensisPawnee_v1, whole genome shotgun sequence, the following are encoded in one genomic region:
- the LOC122317354 gene encoding cysteine-tryptophan domain-containing zinc finger protein 7 isoform X3: protein MLKVRIKVGSDNLSTRKNAAIYSGLGLDVSPSSSLNDSPSGSEGMSREPQDIPFESPTTILQIMTSFPVPGDTLLSPLSHNLIHLTKKEKLMKVYTSMPVSRDGLESTNTIPYGPDSRKVGGKVVGEKKMKSLKRSDVIAELKSDNCKDAQKGNGLLSRKEPDIDILACEEPVSKNLKLSLLSNSNSAVGGMEKGKDKASDISREADKGLLKDKDFSDLAEEDHMGPTFSQENGFFEKSKAGSAGKVSEDNRESSLDDIPVFPRKAAQPNGEMSSNSVKSDSKVSKGTKALNTELTDPFKENPNQKGTVYEQDSMRLAPEKEHSFSGSKKKSNGSQSNGTLAVDVPKVSLRVGSSSVSKTKKSTHADHHTSKSEFEDFKIQKDLGTAGDRYRDFFGELEEEENEMDSLEVPSEDKDCEVVEKSISAINNALGERSSVKKFDKLSVTDTYPKAEPNIGPYSGNRPISDAAPAMGAPSVMELDTWVSCDRCHKWRLLPFPKDLPEKWLCSMLDWLPGMNRCSVAEEETTKALIALHQIPAPESQTNLHGNPGGVLTGAMLANVRRPDQNHQNIGSDSMPWGGQKKDGLTEAPDVSYKDGLSQLSNSVKKNLQASVKDRSLNDVNQSPDSQQLSKSSDLPVKKHKEKQKVRHSYSEGGYVNNLKMKRIRDDSDLDCSRASRKMKTEGTDEDGMLDHSEPARKIGPSSSNGFPAASEKDQARYSERFSFKDSRNGVNDGPHVSVKNAKHKFLVSLDGGSLETGNSDSRESSEKRKGKDEFNDDDYRKEKKVRVSKSEGKESRASRDSGRTDKKGGQAKNQQLEQDPGSNLSQRSLDGVDSLRRDLGSLQPSMAATSSSSKVSGSHKTKASFQEVKGSPVESVSSSPMRISNTDKLTSESRDIQGKDDLQDAGPFALGSPRNCSYGEDDNGSGRPGTARKEKAFNIASHRSFGSTGPDFQERDFCHISGGKARPHIVPSPVVANPHCADGGVYNFGQDTPNPSKPPSSNQCHDEERKTDSPCAHESRPRKSGKGSSSLLKDKNRIIRNEFDIGKVKIPQSLNDVQDDSTSHEVKPRDDKNDFQEKFGIKFKEAQNKYVAKKDPAKKLLSESSKRESQLKCEEHDGSHTKVDSICRQDVASTTKQTLLQDSDGERSSKRFPSDRTDQIGLVSGREKSLPLPPSRGSQIETVNRCPRPVTGSHNANGIHSPAVVASESDTALMAQKQARKADHQNGTQHNSSRNPAPNGQKARELNAPSPARRDSSSQAATNALKEATDLKHCADRLKNSGSSHESTGFYFEAALKFLYGASLLESGSCESSKHSEMIQSKQVYSSTAKLCDFCAHEYEKLKDMAAAALAYKCMEVAYLRVIYFSQTSASRDRHELQTALQMVPPGESPSSSASDLDNLNNPTTVDKVTLCKGVSSPQVAGSHAIAARSRPNFMRLLNFAQDVNFAMEASRKSRIAFTAASVSLGETESISSIKRALDFNFQDVEGFLRLVRLAMEAISR from the exons ATGCTGAAGGTTCGAATTAAAGTGGGTTCTGATAACTTGTCAACACGAAAAAACGCTGCAATTTACAGTGGTCTTGGTCTTGATGtctcaccatcatcatcattgaATGACAGCCCTTCAGGAAGTGAAGGGATGTCCCGAGAGCCCCAAGATATCCCGTTTGAATCTCCCACAACTATTCTCCAG ATTATGACATCCTTTCCAGTGCCTGGGGATACACTCTTATCACCTCTTTCCCATAATCTTATTCACTTGACCAAGAAGGAAAAGCTTATGAAAGTTTATACATCTATGCCTGTGTCCAGGGATGGCTTGGAAAGTACTAACACAATACCTTATGGACCTGATTCCAGAAAGGTTGGTGGGAAAGTGGTAGgggagaagaaaatgaaatctcTGAAGCGAAGTGATGTGATAGCAGAATTGAAGAGTGACAATTGTAAGGATGCACAGAAGGGCAATGGGTTACTATCAAGGAAGGAGCCAGATATTGACATATTGGCTTGTGAGGAGCCTGTTTCTAAGAATCTGAAGCTATCACTTCTATCTAATTCAAATTCTGCTGTTGGGGGCATGGAAAAAGGTAAAGATAAAGCTTCTGATATATCAAGGGAAGCTGATAAGGGTTTACTAAAGGACAAAGACTTCTCTGATCTAGCAGAAGAGGACCATATGGGGCCAACATTCTCTCAAGAGAATGGATTTTTTGAGAAGTCAAAGGCTGGTTCAGCAGGAAAGGTTTCGGAAGATAATAGAGAAAGTTCTCTTGATGATATTCCAGTATTTCCTAGAAAAGCTGCCCAGCCCAATGGAGAGATGAGTAGCAACTCAGTCAAATCCGATTCAAAGGTTTCCAAGGGAACAAAAGCTCTAAACACCGAACTCACAGATCCTTTCAAGGAGAATCCTAATCAGAAAGGTACTGTCTATGAACAAGACAGTATGAGATTGGCGCCTGAGAAAGAACATTCATTTTCTGGGAGTAAGAAGAAATCTAATGGAAGTCAAAGTAATGGCACCCTAGCTGTAGATGTACCAAAAGTAAGCTTGAGGGTTGGTTCTTCTTCAGttagcaaaacaaaaaagagcacTCATGCAGACCATCATACATCTAAAAGTGAGTTTGAAGACTTCAAAATACAAAAGGATCTTGGAACAGCTGGAGATAGGTATAGAGATTTTTTTGGGgaattggaagaagaagagaacgAAATGGATTCGTTGGAAGTGCCTTCTGAGGATAAGGACTGTGAGGTAGTTGAGAAAAGCATAAGTGCCATTAACAATGCATTGGGTGAAAGATCAAGTgttaagaaatttgataaactTTCAGTAACGGATACTTATCCTAAAGCAGAACCAAATATAGGTCCATACTCTGGGAATAGGCCCATTTCTGATGCAGCTCCTGCAATGGGGGCTCCTTCAGTAATGGAACTTGATACTTGGGTCTCGTGTGACAGGTGTCATAAATGGCGGCTTCTTCCATTTCCTAAAGACCTACCTGAGAAGTGGCTATGTAGCATGCTTGACTGGCT GCCTGGAATGAACCGTTGTAGTGTTGCTGAGGAAGAAACCACAAAAGCTCTCATCGCCCTTCACCAAATTCCTGCTCCTGAAAGTCAAACTAATTTGCATGGTAATCCTGGTGGGGTTTTAACTGGAGCAATGTTGGCTAATGTTCGGCGTCCTGACCAAAACCACCAAAATATTGGTTCAGACTCTATGCCTTGGGGTGGACAGAAGAAAGATGGGTTAACAGAAGCACCAGATGTATCATATAAAGATGGTCTTTCTCAGTTGTCAAACTCAGTGAAGAAGAACTTGCAGGCATCAGTGAAAGATAGGAGCCTAAATGATGTGAACCAATCTCCTGATTCTCAGCAGCTAAGCAAGTCCAGTGACTTACCTGTTAAAAAACATAAAGAGAAGCAAAAAGTACGTCATAGCTATTCTGAAGGAG GTTATGTCAATAATTTAAAGATGAAAAGAATAAGGGATGATAGCGATCTAGATTGTTCTAGAGCTTCCAGGAAAATGAAGACTGAAGGTACTGATGAAGATGGGATGTTGGACCACAGTGAGCCCGCTAGGAAAATAGGTCCAAGCTCAAGTAATGGTTTTCCTGCTGCCTCTGAGAAGGATCAAGCAAGATACAGTGAACGCTTTTCATTTAAGGACTCAAGGAATGGGGTAAACGACGGTCCACATGTTTCTGTTAAGAATGCAAAACACAAATTTCTGGTGTCCTTGGATGGTGGATCTTTGGAAACGGGAAACTCTGATTCTAGAGAAAGTTCTgaaaagaggaaagggaaggaTGAGTTCAATGATGATGACtacaggaaggaaaaaaaagtgagGGTATCCAAGTCCGAGGGGAAAGAATCCAGGGCAAGTAGAGATAGTGGTAGAACAGACAAAAAAGGTGGTCAAGCAAAGAACCAGCAACTTGAACAAGATCCAGGGAGCAATCTGTCTCAGCGAAGCTTGGATGGTGTGGATTCTTTGAGAAGGGATTTAGGATCTCTACAGCCTTCCATGGCAGCAACTTCAAGCTCTTCTAAGGTGTCTGGTTCCCATAAAACAAAGGCCAGCTTCCAGGAAGTGAAAGGCTCGCCAGTGGAATCAGTTTCTTCATCACCCATGAGAATTTCTAATACAGATAAGCTTACATCAGAAAGTAGGGACATCCAGGGAAAAGATGACCTTCAGGATGCTGGTCCCTTTGCTCTGGGTAGTCCAAGAAATTGCTCATATGGTGAGGATGATAATGGGAGTGGTCGACCTGGGACAGCAAGGAAGGAAAAAGCATTCAATATAGCTTCTCACAGGTCCTTTGGGTCCACTGGGCCTGATTTTCAGGAGAGGGATTTTTGTCACATATCAGGTGGTAAAGCTAGACCTCATATTGTGCCTTCTCCTGTTGTTGCCAATCCCCATTGTGCAGATGGTGGTGTCTATAATTTTGGCCAGGATACTCCAAATCCCAGTAAACCACCGTCTTCAAATCAATGCCATGATGAAGAAAGAAAGACTGATAGTCCCTGTGCCCATGAGTCTCGTCCAAGGAAGTCTGGAAAGGGGTCCTCTTCACTGTTGAAGGACAAGAACCGAATTATCAGAAATGAATTTGATATCGGTAAGGTCAAGATTCCTCAGTCTCTCAATGATGTTCAAGATGATTCAACTTCGCATGAAGTAAAACCTAGGGATGATAAAAATGACTTTCAAGAGAAGTTTGGAATCAAGTTTAAAGAAGCTCAGAACAAATATGTTGCGAAGAAAGATCCTGCAAAAAAATTGTTGAGTGAGAGTAGCAAAAGAGAGAGCCAATTAAAGTGTGAAGAGCATGATGGTTCACATACCAAAGTGGATTCTATCTGCAGACAGGATGTTGCGTCTACAACAAAGCAAACTCTGCTGCAAGACTCCGATGGTGAAAGGTCTTCAAAAAGGTTCCCTTCTGACAGGACTGATCAAATTGGACTAGTTTCTGGGAGAGAGAAGTCACTACCATTACCACCCTCTAGAGGATCTCAAATTGAGACAGTTAATCGCTGTCCCAGACCTGTTACTGGCTCCCACAATGCAAATGGAATACATAGTCCAGCAGTTGTCGCCTCCGAAAGTGACACTGCATTAATGGCACAAAAGCAGGCAAGAAAGGCCGATCATCAGAATGGAACTCAGCACAATAGTTCAAGAAATCCTGCACCCAATGGGCAGAAAGCCAGGGAACTCAATGCCCCTAGTCCAGCTAGAAGAGATTCCTCCAGCCAGGCTGCTACCAATGCTCTGAAAGAAGCAACAGATCTTAAACATTGTGCTGATCGTCTCAAG AACTCTGGATCAAGTCATGAGAGCACGGGATTCTATTTTGAGGCAGCCCTCAAGTTTCTTTATGGAGCCTCTCTATTGGAGTCCGGTAGCTGTGAGAGCTCCAAGCACAGTGAGATGATTCAATCAAAGCAAGTGTATAGTAGCACTGCTAAACTATGCGA CTTTTGTGCCCATGAATATGAGAAATTGAAAGACATGGCTGCTGCTGCTCTGGCCTACAAATGCATGGAGGTGGCTTATTTGagggtaatttatttttcacaaaCTAGTGCGAGCAGAGATCGCCATGAGTTGCAGACCGCTCTACAAATGGTTCCTCCTG GTGAGTCTCCTTCTTCATCTGCTTCTGATCTTGACAACTTAAACAACCCTACCACAGTAGACAAGGTTACCTTATGTAAGGGTGTTAGCTCTCCCCAAGTTGCTGGAAGCCATGCGATTGCTGCACGAAGCCGTCCCAACTTTATGCGGTTACTCAATTTT GCACAGGATGTAAATTTTGCAATGGAAGCGTCAAGGAAATCGCGGATTGCTTTTACGGCTGCTAGTGTAAGCTTGGGCGAGACTGAGAGTATCTCTTCTATTAAGAGAGCTCTAgatttcaacttccaagatgtTGAGGGATTCCTGCGTTTGGTACGGCTTGCAATGGAGGCCATTAGCCGTTAA